The Tautonia plasticadhaerens region ATGGGGGCGCAGATAGCGATGGACGAGCTGGTCGACTCGCTGTTCCCGGACATTCCCCCCACGGAATTGCAGACCATCAGCGGCCGGGACGAAATGAACCTGGCTGAGTTTCCGATCACGTTGCTGAGCGACCGCGCGCCGAAGGGGCAGAAGGCCATCAAGTTCCAGGACGAGGTCTTCGACGAGCGACGCGGTAAGCTGATCACCCGCAAAGTTGTCATCGAGGGGTCCGAGGAATACGGCCTGCCGACGGCCGTCGACGACGAGGTCATCCTGGCCCTGCTGCAGATCGCCAAGCAGACCAACGACTTCGGCAGCCGCGAGGTCCTCTTCACCCGGCTGCAACTGATCCAAATGCTGGGCTGGCCCAACGACGGCCGCAACTACCGGCGGATCGTCCTGTCGCTGCAGCGGATCGCCAGCATCACGCTGCACTACGAGAACGCCTGGTGGGACAAGCGCCGCCGGGCCTGGACGACGCGAACGTTTCACATCATCGACAACGTCGAAATCAATGACAGCCGCTCGGCCCAACAGGAACTCTTCCCCTCCTTCTCGCGGATCGTCTGGAACGAGGTCGTCTTCGACAGCTTCCAGGCTGGCTTCCTCAAGGGGCTCGACTACGCGTTGTGCGTGCGGATGAAGCTCTCGACGTCGAAGCGGATCTACCGGTTCCTCGACAAGCGGTTCTACCACCGGCCCGACTGGACCTTCGAGTTGAAGGACTTCGCCTACGAGCACGTCGGCCTCAGCCGGCGCTACGAGGGCAACGCCCACATCGTCCGCAAGCTGCAGCCGGCCCTCGACGAGCTGACAGGACTGGGCTTCCTTGAGCCCCTTCCCGACTCGGAGCGGTACCTGCGCGACGGCAAGGATTGGAAGATCCGCCTGGTCAGGAAGCAGCTCGACCCGGGGCGGGCGAAGGCGCCAGCGAAGGAGCCCCCGTCGCCGCTGGTGGCCGAGCTGGTCGTCCGCGGCGTCACCGAGGTGACGGCCGCCGAGCTGGTCCGGTCCCACCTGGCCGAGGCCGTCACCGAGAAGCTCGAGGTCTTCGACTGGATGGTTGCCAACGGCGACCGCCGCCTCCAGCGCAGCCCGGCCGGCTACCTCGTCGACTCGATCCGCAAGCGGTACTCGCCCCCCAAGGGCTTCGTCTCGAAGGCCGAGCGAGACCGCCGCGAGGCCGAAGAACGCGAGAGGGCCCGATGCGAAGCCGAGGAGCGCGAGCGGAAGCGGTTGGAGCAGGCCCGGCTGGCCGCCGAGCGATCAAAGGTCGCTGCCTACTGGGAGGGCCTCGGCCCGGTCGAGCGGGCCGCCCTGGAGTCCGAGGCCCTGGAACAGGCCGACGCCGCTCTGGCCGAGTCGCTGCTCACGAGCTGCGGCACGCCGCTGGAGTCGATGGCCCGTCGCCTCATCCGCGAGGCTCACATCCGACGCCTCCTCGGACTGCCCGCCGCCGAGGCCGGCTGATTGCCCTCCTGCCCCGCGTCGGCCGTTCCGATTGCCATCGGCCCTGGGCGGGCTCAGCCAGGCCGGTTAACCAGTTACTAGCGAGCCCAATGGTCTGATGGATGCGCAACACGTCCTGACGCCCTGACGGACTTCTGGGCGACCTGACGCCACGGCGGACCTCGCCGCCTGCATGCGACGGGTCCGCTCGGGGCCTCACGAGAGGGCGAGGTTGGGTGTGGGAAGCGTGCCTCAATGCCGAGGTTCGGCGACTTCGGGCCCGGGACCCATTGCCCGGGCACAGGCCGCTCGCTCGGAGGCTAGGCGCTCCCGCAGCCCGGCGGCCGGAGCCCAGGGATTGACCCTGGCGGACCGCGTCCCCAGGTCCCTCGGGATGCACCGGGCGTGGAAGTCGCGGCCGGAGCACTGCTTACAGCTCTCGTAGCGCGACCCGGGCTGCGGCGTGTCCGCCCGGCGACGGACCCGGCCCCGCCCGCGGCACCCCTTGCAGAGCCTCCAGCGCCACGGCGGCTGGAGCGAGGCGGCGGGGCCGAGCAGCGAGCCCGGTGAGGTGTCCGGGTGCGTCATATCGCCGAAGCCCTCGATGATGCGGATGTCGTCCCGGTCGAGCCGGACCTCGCGCCGGATCAGTTCGATCGCCGGCCGCACCCGGCCATAGAGGCGGACCGACTTGTCGAACAGCCTCAAACCGCGTCTCCTGGAGGCGACGCCGGAGCTTCCAAATTTTGATCCACTTCCCGGCGGTGTAATGGCCCTCCGGGGCGAGCCGGGGCTTCTTGACTAACGCCTCATCCCCCAGTCGGGCATCACCTCCGGCAGATCGGCGTCGTCCGGAGCGACGTCGACCTGCCGTCCGTCCGGATCGCCGGGGCCAGGCGTCGCGACGTCGGCCTGGAGGTCCCCACCGACCAGCGGGGCGTCGCCGGGGGCTGCCTGCCTCGGCGCCACCGGCTCGGTGACGTCCGGCTTGGTGACGGCGACACCTTCCTCGCCTCGATCGGGCTCGGTCGGAGGATCGCCTGCCCCCGGTCCGGCCGATCCCCTCTCGTCAATCGGCATGTCGGCCCGCCCGACGTCCTCTTTGGCGGTCTGAGGGGCGTTGTTGCACGGAGAGTGTAGTCGCAGGAAGTCCCCCGACCTTGGCCGGCCTACGCCACCCGCACGCTCTGCGGCATCCCGAGGCGGGTCATGATGTTCAACGCCCGGCCCCGGATCGCACCCTCGGTCGCCTGGCGTTCCGGCCTCCGGCTAGCCAGATGATCGCCGAAGATCACCTTCAGCCGGCAGACCCCCGTCTCGGCCAACGACCTCATGTGGTAGCCGGACTCCCGCTTCCACGCGTTGCGACCGGACCGCCGGATGGCCCGCAAGTTCTCGTCACGGGCCAGCGGCGGACCGGAGGTGTTGCCGTGCTTCCAGATCCGGGCGTTGCCCCTCGGCGGGATCAGGATGCGACCCGTGCGGGGCTCCAGGACCCGATACACCTTCCGCTTGTCGTAGGCCCCGTCGCCCGCCGCAGCGGCGATCTCCCGGTCGATCGGCTTGAGCAGCGGCTCGGCCATCTCGGCGTCATCGACCCCGGCCTCGGTCACCATCACCGCCTGGACCTCGTGGGTCTGGGCGTCGATGGCCAGATGCAGCTTCCGCCAGGTCCGCCGCCTGGAGTAGCCGTGCTTGCGGACCTTCCACTCCCCCTCGCCGTAGACCTTCAGCCCGGTGCTATCGAGGACCAGATGCAGCGGCCCCTTGCCCCTGCGGGCCAAGTCCACCGCCACCTCGGCGGCCCGGCGGGAGAGGGTGCTGTAGTGAGGCACGTCGAGGTCCAGGCCCATCAGTTCGAAGATCGAGGCGGCCATGCCCTGCGTGGCCCGCAGGGGCAGGTGGGAGACGGCCCGGAGCGTCAGCAGGCACCGGATGGCCGCATCGCTGTAGACGAACTGCCCTCCCCATTGATTCGGACCCTGGTAATGCCAGGCGTCGAGGGCTCCTTGATCGACCCAGACGGTCAGCGAGCCACGCCGGACGAGGGCCTGGTCGTACTCCCGCCAGTTGCGGATGCGGTAGACGGCCCTCATGGTGGCCTGGCGAGCGAACGACTTGCGAGAACGACGAGTGCGGCGGGGGGTGCGGGTCTGGCTCATACCCAAGTATACGGAAGGCCATCACCAAGGCGAGCCCCTTCATGCAACAACGCCCGGCAGCGACCGAACCTGCTGGCCTCGTTCATCCGCCACGCCGGAATCCCACTCCGGTTGGAGTCCTTGTCTCTTTGGCAAGGCTGGGCTCAGTATACCGAGAAAATTCTCCCCGTCGGTACGGTTCCTGGCTGAGCGGGCCGGCGACGTCCATGACGATGGCATGACAGAGATCCCCCACACTCCGCGTGGGAGGCCCGTCCGGTGTCACGCCACCGTCGCGGCCATCCTCCTCGGGACAGCCAACGTCGGGCGGCGGCATGGCCGGCGGGCCGGCGGCCGCGAAGGGGTACGCCCATGCAGCGACATCGAGTGGTCGGGTCGTGGTCGCGTGCGGACTGGGAGCGGCTGCCCGTCGAGGCACGACCCCGCGGTGCCATCCCCTTCGGGGACGGCTGGGTCCAACTGGCGGAGGTGCCACTGCGAGGCCCGGCGGGGACGAATGCCGGGCGAACGGCATCCGAAGCGGCCGGGGAGTCGTGGGACGCGTGTGCGTGGCCGCAGGGCTCGGTGAGGGCTCGGACCGGGACCGTCGGGCTCATCGAGCCGGCGGGAGATGGCCTCGAGGGGAAGTCCCCCGGGCCGCCCCTCTCGCCGGACGGGGGGATGCCCGATGGCCACGACGTGGCCATCGCTCGCCGCCCGATTGTGATCGGCAACGCCGATGGCCTGCACCTGAGGGCCGCGACCCTCTTCGCCTGCCTGGCCGGGCGGTTCGCGTCCGAGGTCCGCGTCCATCGCGACGGCCGGGCGGCCGACGGCAAGAGCATCCTGGACCTCGCGACGCTCGCCGCCGGATGCGGCACTCGTCTCAACCTGGAAGCCCGCGGGCCGGATGCCGAGGCGGCCCTCGCGGCGTTGGCCGGGCTCGTCTCGGCCCGATTCCACGAGGGGAGCAATTCATGCCCCGAGTGGGCGGGACGCTTGGCACAGGAAAAGCTCAATAAATTATAGGATATTCTGTTCAAATTTGAATGCGATGTCCGACCCCTCGCACGAGGTTCGCCCTGACGATGAGGATGAAGACCTTCTGGGGATTGCTCCGGCAGACCGCCCGCGAGTGGCACGCGGACAAGGCCCACCGCCTCGGGGCGGCCGTCGCCTTCTACTGCATCCTGACGCTCGTCCCGCTGCTGGCCGGGGCCGTCGCCCTGGCCGGCCCGGTCCTCGGCGACCGGGCCGCCCGCTGGCGGGTCGTCGAGCAGATGCGGCGCATCGTCGGCGTGCGGGGCGGCGAGGCGGTCGAGACGCTCGTCATCAGCACCGACACGCCCGAGACCGGGGCGGTCGCCCTCGTCGGCGTCTCCACGCTGCTGTTCGCGGCCACCGCCCTGTTCGGCCAGCTCAAGGACGCCCTGAATACGATGTGGGGGGTCCACCCCGTGCCGGGACGCGGGCTGCGCGGCCTGCTCCGCGAGCGGTTCCTGTCGCTGTCGCTGGTGCTGGGCGTCGCCTCCCTGCTGCTCGTCTCCTTGACCCTGGGCCTGGGCCTGGCGGCCCTGGGCGACTCGCTCG contains the following coding sequences:
- a CDS encoding replication initiator protein A, with translation MGAQIAMDELVDSLFPDIPPTELQTISGRDEMNLAEFPITLLSDRAPKGQKAIKFQDEVFDERRGKLITRKVVIEGSEEYGLPTAVDDEVILALLQIAKQTNDFGSREVLFTRLQLIQMLGWPNDGRNYRRIVLSLQRIASITLHYENAWWDKRRRAWTTRTFHIIDNVEINDSRSAQQELFPSFSRIVWNEVVFDSFQAGFLKGLDYALCVRMKLSTSKRIYRFLDKRFYHRPDWTFELKDFAYEHVGLSRRYEGNAHIVRKLQPALDELTGLGFLEPLPDSERYLRDGKDWKIRLVRKQLDPGRAKAPAKEPPSPLVAELVVRGVTEVTAAELVRSHLAEAVTEKLEVFDWMVANGDRRLQRSPAGYLVDSIRKRYSPPKGFVSKAERDRREAEERERARCEAEERERKRLEQARLAAERSKVAAYWEGLGPVERAALESEALEQADAALAESLLTSCGTPLESMARRLIREAHIRRLLGLPAAEAG
- a CDS encoding IS5 family transposase, with protein sequence MSQTRTPRRTRRSRKSFARQATMRAVYRIRNWREYDQALVRRGSLTVWVDQGALDAWHYQGPNQWGGQFVYSDAAIRCLLTLRAVSHLPLRATQGMAASIFELMGLDLDVPHYSTLSRRAAEVAVDLARRGKGPLHLVLDSTGLKVYGEGEWKVRKHGYSRRRTWRKLHLAIDAQTHEVQAVMVTEAGVDDAEMAEPLLKPIDREIAAAAGDGAYDKRKVYRVLEPRTGRILIPPRGNARIWKHGNTSGPPLARDENLRAIRRSGRNAWKRESGYHMRSLAETGVCRLKVIFGDHLASRRPERQATEGAIRGRALNIMTRLGMPQSVRVA
- a CDS encoding HPr family phosphocarrier protein, with amino-acid sequence MPDGHDVAIARRPIVIGNADGLHLRAATLFACLAGRFASEVRVHRDGRAADGKSILDLATLAAGCGTRLNLEARGPDAEAALAALAGLVSARFHEGSNSCPEWAGRLAQEKLNKL